Genomic segment of bacterium:
GAGGCGGAAAAGGTTCCCAAGTCCAAGAAGCTGGTGAAGATCATCGTGGACACGGGGGAGAAACGCCAGATCGTGGCGGGTATCGCCGAATATTATGAGCCCGAGGAGCTGGTGGGCCGGACAATAGCCGTCGTTGGCAACCTGGCTCCCGCAAAGCTCATGGGCGTGGAATCCAACGGGATGCTCCTGGCCGCCCACGACGAGAACGGCCTCGCCCTGGTAACCTTTGATAAAGAGGTGAAGGCGGGAGTGCGTATTAAATGACGTACGTGAGTAGATGCGTATGTCCGTAATCGCGTCAATTCAAGCGGTCATTCGCCCTCACGCTCCACGCACGAACGCACGCACGGGAATTTCCATGCCAGCCCCGGTGGGAGTTTTCCGGCGATACTAAAAGCTTTGAGCAATAGTTTGATAGCGATTCGAAAGGACTCCTCACCTGATGACCCACCTTATCGACGCCCATGCCCACCTTGAAATGCGCCAGTTCAAGGGGGATCTGGAACTGGTTCTCGAGCGGGCCCACACGGCGGGGGTTACCCACATCGTGACCGTGGGCTCTACCCTGGCTGAAAGCCGCAGGGCCATGAAGATCGCTGAAAAGTACAGCGAAGTCTCGGCGGTTGCAGGCATTCACCCCCATGACGCAGCCGACGTGGATGAGTTCGCCATGGCTGAGCTGGAAAAACTTGCCGAACGCAAAATGGTGGTGGGGGTGGGAGAAACGGGTCTGGACTTTTTCCGGGATCGTTCTCCCAGGGACCTGCAGGAAGAGTCGTTCCGGCTGCACCTGGCCCTTGCTAAAAAGGCGGACCTGCCGGTGGTTATCCACGTGCGGGACGCCTACGCGAGGGCCCTGGAGATCCTCAATGAAGAGGGGATACCGGAGCGGGGCGGCCAGGTCCACTGTTTTTCCGGAAGCGTTGAAGACGCCCGGGCCTTCCTGGAGATGGGCCTTTACCTGTCTTTCACGGGGACCATTACCTACGAGGGCAGAAAAAACGCGAGGTGGGTCGAGGAGGTCCTGTCAGCGGTGCCGCTGGAGCGCATGATGGTGGAGACAGACTGTCCCTACCTCACTCCACATCCCATGCGCGGCAAGCGCAATGAACCTGCCTACGTCCACCTGGTGGCCGGGAAGATCGCTGCTGTCAAGGGCCTTTCCATCGACGATGTGGCCAGGGTTACCACCTGGAACGCCATCGACTTTTTCCGGCTTCCCTTGAAGGTTGAAAGCTCCGGCGCAGCGTACACCATCCGGGATTCCGTGTACCTCAACGTTACGGGAAGCTGCACCAGTGCCTGCACCTTCTGCCAGAGGAGCACCAACCCCGTCGTCAAGGGCCACAACCTGCGTCTGGACAGGGACCCCACGGTGGAAGAGATGCTCGACGCCCTGGAAAAAGAAGGGTGGAGGGACAGGTCCGAGGTGGTTTTCTGCGGCTACGGCGAACCCACCTTGAAACTTGCCGAGATCACCACTGTGGCCTCGAGGATCAAGGAGATCAGACCGGACGTCAGGGTCCGCCTGAACACCAACGGCCTCGGCAACCTCTACCACAGGCAGAACATCGTACCGGATCTGACCTACGCCATCGATACCGTTTCCATCAGCCTCAACGCCCACGACGCCGCCACCTTCGAAAAGCTGTGCCGCCCGACCGTTGGCCCGGCCCCCTACGAGTCCGTGCTGGATTTTTCGAAAAAGTGCGTGGCTGCGGGCCTCAAAACGGTTCTCACGGTAGTGGACCATCCGGACGTTAACGTGGAGAAGTGCAGGAAGATCGCACAGGGCATGGGGGCGGGGTTTCGGGTGAGACCGTTCAACGAAGTCGGGTAGGTAGAGTCGAATCCGGAAGAGGAGAAGAGGAGAAAAGGAGAAGAGGAAAGGCAGCTCACCTCCTCACAGGCAACAACCACTTGTCCGCCGTTTTTATCATCATGGAAGTCTTGATGGACTCGCAAAAAGTCCATCAACGCGCCCCGCGCGGGGCGCCCGGATCAATGACTCGCACCGTAAGTCATTGATCTGTAAGGAAAGGGAAAACGACGCCTTTCCCTTTCTCCTTTTCCCCTTTTCACCTCTTTGTGAAATCACTCCCCGGAGGTCCTTCTAGCCCGCATTATTCATGATGGTGATGAGATGTCAGCTAACTGTGTGGCAAATATGGATAAATGGGAATGGCACGATAAACATCATGAATTATGCGGGGTTGCCCGGACATAGTCACGAGAGGAGTTGTTCGTTCCGGCAAGGCGACTGTGGAGTGAGCGCGGAGGCATGCTTTAGTATTCCGCACAAGCGAACGACACAGCAACGCAGCCAGAACGGAAAAGAACCTCGTGAATAGTCCGGGCTAGCAGCGTGTCATGGTTTTCCGACACGCTGCCAGGGAGGGATCTCACAGCTCCCTCCCCCGTGAACACAATGCTCACAAATCCCAGAATGAATTAAACACCCTTTAGTTCCCGTTTATTTACACGCAGTCCTGGTTGTCATAGTAGTACTGAAGGAACATCTATTTCGCGTACATTATTTCATTCCGGTGAACCCTGTCCGCCCGGCAGTCGCCTGTAAAAGGTCAGGTGGATCACCTGGGGGAGGCAGTTAACCCGTTTCAAAAGGAGGATGGAATGAAGGGAAAATGGATTCAGACAGCAGCATTGGCAACGGCGATGATCGTGGCAATGGCCGTACCGGTTATGGCTTTCGAGCCGGGCAAGGTCACCTGCATCGCTCCTGCCAACCCGGGGGGCGGCTGGGACTTTACCTGTCGAGCCGGAGGCCAGCTCCTTAACGGTCTGGGACTGGTTTCCAAACCGGTACAAACGATCAACATGCCGGGAGGGGGCGGAGGAGTCGCCTATGCCCACGTGGTCAATGAGCGTATAGGCGAGGATAACGTCCTTGTCGCCGCCAGTCGTTCAACTACCACCCGCCTGGCTCAGAACCAGTATGGCAATTTTACTGCCAAGGACGTCCGGTGGATCGGGGCGATCGGTGCTGATTACGGTGTCATTGCCGTTAATGCCGATTCACCTTTCAAAACCCTCAAGGACCTCATCGAATCCTGGAAAAAGAACCCCAAAATAGCAGCCACTGGCGGCGGCAGCGCAGTGGGCGGCCAGGATCACATGAAGATCCTCATCCTCGCCAAGGCTGCGGGGATCGATCCCATGAGTGTCAAGTACGTTCCTTTCGATGGCGGCGGCGAGGCCATGACGTCGCTTCTGGGCGGGTTCATCCAGGTCTTCCCGGGGGACATCTCCGAGGTAAAACCGCAGCTGGAAGCAGGCAAAGTACGAGTGCTTGCAGTGCTCGGCGACGAGCGGCTTCCCGATGACCTGAGCAGCATCCCGACAGCCAAGGAAGAAGGGTTCGACGCCAAGTGGGTAGTCTGGCGGGGTTTCTACATGCCCAGCGGTACTTCTGACGATGCGTATAACTACTGGCTGAAGGCTCTGGAGAAGATGGAGAAATCCAAGGAATGGGCCGAAAAACGCAAGCAGAATGGGGTGGCGCCCTTCTGGAGCGGCGGCAAGGATTTTGAGGCGTTTGTGAACGCCCAGGTCGAGGAAATCAAGGCGCTTACCAAGATGGTAACCAAGTAGCAGAATTGGCAGGAGGACAATGTTCTCTGAAGGGAAGAAACGCAGAACTGACAAGCTTGCAGGGTTGATCCTGTTGGTCATGACCCTGATCTACGCTTACATGGCTTTCCAGTTCAAAATACCCTTTATGTCGGACCCCATTGGTCCCAAGGCTTTTCCTCTTATTATCGCCGGCATGACGCTCGTTTTCAGTGTCTTTCTCATTGCCCGTCCGGATGAAGATCCGGATTGGCCAGACAGGAAAGTGTGGCTGAGAAAGGCACTGGTGCTGGCAAGTTTCGTCATCTACGCTTACGCCCTGGTTCCCCTGGGGTTCCTGGTGTCCACAACTCTGGAGATCACTTTTCTTGCCGTCATGTTCGATGGAAAGGCATCAAAGGGGCTGGTAGCAGCTATCGTTACCAGCCTCGTACTTTACACCCTTTTCGTCTTCATCCTGAGTATACCCCTGCCGTTCGGCAAGATATTTGGAGGCTAGATGAGTGTTTTTCAATCCCTTGCTCAGGGCTTTTCAGTGGCCCTGATGCCTTTGAACCTCGGGCTGGCTTTTGCCGGAGCGCTGATGGGTACTATTATCGGTGTCCTGCCCGGGATCGGCCCCATTACCGGCGTGGCCATCCTGGTGCCCCTGACCTATGCCCTGAAACTTCCGCCAGAATCAGCCATGATCCTGCTTGCGGGGATTTATTACGGGGCCATGTACGGGGGATCGACGACCAGCATCCTCCTCAACGTCCCGGGTGAGACCGCCTCGGTGGTAACCACCCTGGACGGCTACCAGATGGCCCGTCAGGGTCGTGCCGGACCGGCACTGGCAGTGGCCGCCATCGGCTCCTTCGTGGCCGGTACCATTTCCGTGATGGGCCTCATGTTCTTCGGACCCTACCTGGCGTCCTGGGCCATCAGATTCGGTCCGGCTGAATACCTGGCGCTCATGGTATTCGCTTTTTCAATGATATCGAGCCTGGCCGGGCGTAGTCTGATTAAAGCACTGATAGCAACCTGTTTCGGCCTCACGCTGGCAACCGTGGGTATGGATACCGGCAGCGCGGTACCACGCTACACCTTCGGACAGCTCAAGCTCTACGACGGGATGGACTTCCTGGTGGTTGCCATCGGCCTGTTCGCTATCAGCGAAGTCCTGGTTCTCCTGGAGGAGACCCATGTGGGAACGGCCGTGCAGGCCAAGGTCGACAGGGTATTTATATCGTTCAAGGAACTGATCTTCTCCGCCGGAGCGATCATGCGCGGCAGCATGTTGGGGTTTTTTATTGGTGTGCTTCCCGGCGCCGGAGCTTCCATCGCAAGTTTCATTTCCTACACCTTTGAAAAGAGGATTTCCAACAAGGATGATACATTCGGTAAGGGCGATATCCGGGGAGTGGCCGCCCCGGAAGCCGCCAACAACGCAGCCGCGGGTGGAGCACTCATACCGCTGCTGACACTCGGTGTACCGGGAAGCGGCACCACCGCCATCCTCCTGGGAGCGCTCATGGGGATGAACGTTACTCCCGGTCCGATGATGTTCCAGCAGCACCCCAAAGTCGTTTGGGGCCTGGTGGCGTCCATGTACGTTGGTAACGTCATGCTCCTTATCCTGAACCTGCCGTTGGTCGGGCTTTTTACCAAGATACTGCTGATTCCGCGGTGGGTCCTGCTCCCCGTGGTGACGATAATAAGCTTCATCGGGGTTTACTCGGTGAATAACAGTCCCTTCGATCTGCTGCTCATGGCCGGGTTCGGTCTCCTGGGCTACATCATGCGCAAAATGGACTTCCCGCTGGCTCCGGTCATCCTGGGGTTGGTACTGGGTGAGTTAATGGAGAAAAACCTGAGGCGAGCAATGGCGCTTAGTGATGGTGACTGGGGATATCTCTTTACAAATCCCATCTCCATCATCCTATGGATAATGGCCGCCGTCAGCCTGTTCGCTCCCCTCATTTTCCGCAGATTGGGTCAGTTGAAAGAACAGGCAGTAACGGGGGAAGACGAACTGTGATCGAATTTTCGCGGGAGACAGGCATGGGACTGTTGATTTTGCTGGTTTGGGCGACGATCGGCGGGTTTCTCGCTTTCAGGCTTCATATACCCGGAGGCGCCTTCATAGGGGCGATGCTGGCGTGCGTTGTGTACCGGACCTTTGCTGTTCAGAGTGTTGATCTTCCCCCTGCGGTCAACCTTGCTGCCCAGGTGCTGGCCGGCGTACTGGTTGCCAATTCCTTTAACCCTCATTTGGCCAGGACCTTCAAACCTCTTCTGCCGTGGGCCGTGGGAGGCGCTGTATTTTACCTGGTTGTGGGTTTTGTCCTGGCCAAGATCTTCACGGTCCTGGGAATACTGGAACCGAGAGTAGCCATGTACAGCCTCACACCAGGCGGCCTCATGGGGATGTCCGTCATTTCCGCAAGCGAAGGAGCCCAGGCCGGGGTGGTGGTAATGTTCCACTTCATCCGGGTGATCCTCGTTCTTCTGGGAGCCCCGTTCATCGCGCATTTTATCCTGAAACAGTGAACCGGACCTATCCAACATCCCAACGGAGAGAACCGGCGTGACCTTTTACACCATGGGGCTTTTGGGAGGCATCATAGGGCTCGCCTGGGGCGCTGATCGTTTCGTCGATGGTGCATCATCCCTGGCTGCACGTCTCGGGATTTCACCTCTATTCATCGGCCTCACCCTCGTATCACTGGGAACATCCCTGCCTGAACTGCTGGTGACACTCACCGCAACCTTGAGCGACCTCCCGGATGTCGCCGTCGGCAACGTGGTGGGAAGCAATATCAGCAACATCGCCCTCATTCTGGGCACAACCGCCTTGGTGAGACCCCTAGCCATCCATTCAAGGCTACTGGCCAGGGAACTTCCCCTGCTGATAATAATTTCGGGGGGGTTCTGGCTTACAGCCGCCAGCGGGGAGATAAACAGATTCGAGGGTCTTGTCCTGATCACCGGGTTGATGTTGTTCCTGGTGTGGATGGGACGCTCGGCAAAAACAGACAGTTCCGATCCTGTGTTCACGGAAGCAGCCCAGATGGTCGAGGGATATCATGGGACATCAACAGGCAGCCTGACCGCGGTGGTGGCAGGTGTGGTCGCGCTTATTGCTGGCAGCCGTTTACTGGTATGGGGAGGCGTAGGTATCGCTCACGCATTCGGTGTTCCTGAGCTGGTGATAGGCCTGTCCCTTGTGGCCCTGGGTACCAGTCTGCCTGAGTTGGCCACTACCATGGCCGGTGCCATGAAGGGCGAAGATGATATCGCTGTGGGAAACATTGTCGGCTCTAACATCTTCAACTGCCTGGCCATCATCGGTATCCCGGCAGCTATCCACCCGATGACCGTCCACAAAACCGCCTTGGTGAGAGATTTCCCGGTAATGATGGTCTTGACACTGGCACTTTGGCCGATTTTTTATCCCTTCGGGCGGTCGGGCAACGGAGTGGTGAACCGGTTTGAAGGGTTCCTCCTGCTTGCAGCCTACATCATCTATATTTCCTATCTATTCTCCTGACCCGTATTACACCATCGGGTCTAAACCTGCCTTCGATGCGGGAAATACTTCCTCTCGGGCCGGCCGATCTTGCGGTACACAAGATCCGCCACCAGCAGACCACCGGAAACCATATATTCCAGGTACCTGCGAGCAGTGGTCCTGCTGACGCCCAGGATCGAACCAACCTCCTCGGCACCGAGACCTTCTTCGGGAGCGTTGATGAACACCCCCAGTACCTTCTTGAGGGTAAGGGGATCGATACCTTTTGGAAGCTCATCGGATATTGTCTTGCTGCGTCGCGGTGAACCCATCAGATGGTCCACCTCCTGCTGCTGCAGTTCTTTCTCCTCTGCCAAGCGGCTTCGATACTGCAGGTATTTCTCCAGGGACTCCTGGAACCTGGAAAAGATCACAGGTTTCAGTATGTAGTCAAACACACCACCACGCAGCGCCTCTTTAAGAGGCCCCACTTCCCTGGCCGCCGTGATGAGTATCAGGTCCACCTCCTGCATGCGACCCCGCAGGGCTTTGAGAAGATCGATCCCGTAACCATCAGGAAAGTAGAGATCGAGAAGGAGAAGGTCCGGTTCAAGCACTTCGCACATTTCCTGGCCGTGGGCCAGGTTGTGTGCCATTCCGACCACTTCAAATCCGGGCACCTTTTCTGTGAGCCTCCGGTGTATTTCGGATATCCTCTCGTCATCCTCTATGATCAGCACCCGGACAGCATCGCCGCTCATGAACCTGTCTCCTTGGGAATGATCACCGTGAACATGGCGCCTCCAAGTTCACTGGAACCGATAGTTACATGACCACCGAGGTCTTCCAGCGCCTGGTTGACCAGGAAAAGACCCAGCCCGCCGTGAGGCTTATTTTTGGATGTGTTACCTCTCTGGAAGATCTCCATCTCGTACCCCTCAGCGATCCCGGCACCGGAATCCTCGACCTCGATGATAATATCATCACCCAGGTCGGTCATGGACATTCTCACTTCCCCGTCCTGCTTCCCGGAGTCCAGAACAGCTTCCAAAGCGTTATCCAGGAGGTTGCCGATAATAGTGATTATCTGGTCACGGCTGATCTCTTCAGGGATATCGGACAGGCTGCTCTCTTCGTCAACAGAGAAACGGATCCTGAGTTCCTGGGCCCGGTTGTATTTACCAAGCACGATGGCGGACAAAAGGGGATCAGGTACCGCCGATACGAGGAAACGGATTATATTCTGGTAACCGGAAGCCTCCCGGGCAACAAGATCAAGTGCCTCCTTGTAAGCTTCTATCTGCATGAGTCCCGCTAAGGTGTGAAGCTTGTTGGAATATTCGTGGGTCTGCGCCCTCAACATCTCCGCGTACCCACGGACATGGGACAATTCTCTTACCAGCATGTCGATCTCGTCCTTGGGACGGAATGTGGCGACCGCCCCAACCGCCGATCTGCCGCGGATGATAGGCAGAATATTTAATATCATTTCCTGTCCGTTTACTGTCACCTCCCGGTCGAGGATCGGCTCTCCCGTGGCGAGGACATCCCTCATCCCGGTCCGGGGGAAAAGCTCCTCGATTCTTTTTCCAACCACGCCATCGGGGTTTTCATACCCCAGGTTCCTGAGCGATGCCTTGTTGGCCATGGTGATAATACAGTCAGTGTCGATCGCGATGATCCCTTCCCGGATCGATTCAAGGACAGCTGTGCGCTCGGTGTATAACCGGGCGATCTCCTCTGGTTCCAGTCCGAAAATGGCCTTTTTTATATCCCCGGCAATAAACCCGGCGCCGATGATCCCCAATATGATAAACAGCACGATGTAGGAGGTCACACTGGACTGATGAACCCTGACAATGTCCTTGATATCCGCGATAAGATACCCCACTGATATTATCCCAACGATATTGCCCTCATCATCAAGTACCGGTGTTTTTCCCCTGAGTGAAGGCCCGAGAGTACCCACCGCCCTGGATGTATAGGACCGTCCTTCTTCGAGGGCCGGAGCATTATCTCCTCCGACCATTAATTTTCCGAGGCGGTCCGGATTGGGATGAGAGTAGCGGCGTCCATCCACATCTCCCACAACGACGAACTCGGCTCCGGTGAGCTTGCGTATCTCCTCAGCGATCACCTGGATCCGGCCTTGAGGATCTCCCGCCACAAGCCCGTGACGGATCTCCGGGATACGGGATACGGACTGGGCCACCTGAAGGGCCCGTTCACCGATCTGCTCTTCCAATATCTGGGCGATGGAGTTCGAAAAGACCATGCCAATGAAGCCGAGCATGAATACGATGAGCACCGTCACCAGCAGGAGCATACGGGTTCTCAGCGTGATTGGACGCAGGTATGAAAAAACAGTTTTGAACGAATTCATCTGTTTTTTTACTCCTTCAAAGGCTGTTTTTGAAAACTCTCCTGATATCTCGTTCCAGATCCCAGATCAGATCCAAGATCCAGGAAAATCTGCGCACATGTGCACCGGTGCACCATTGCACAAGATTCTCAGACCGAGTCTGTGTCTGAGACTCGCTTTTCCCTTTTCCCTGCCCCGAGCCTGCCGAAGTGCCCTCTTCCCCTCTTCATGAAATCACTCCGCATCCACTCGCTTGCGGAGCGATTTCACACCCCCCCTTTTCTTCTTGGCCTCCAGTTCTCTTTCCCTGACTGCCCTTGATTTGCGGGTGGGTACTCTCTTCTTCCTTCTTCCTTCTTTTCTTCTCTCTTCAATCCTTTCCGCCAACCGCCGGAGGGCGTCTTCCATGTTCCGGTGCTGGGAGCGTTCGCGACGGCCGATGACCACGATCCCCGTGGGACGGTGCTTCAGGCGCACGGCCGACTCGGTGACGTTCTTGTGCTGTCCCCCCGGGCCGCTGGCCCGGAAGAAGGTGATGTCGCACTGTTTTTTCAGATCTTCGAGGTCCACGGGGGGATTTAAACACAGAGGAGGGAAAGGGTCTAGAATAACCAGACGCGGAGACGCGGCGATACGGAGACGCGGAGAAAAACCACGCCTGTCATCGCGAGTCACGCCGCTGGCGTGACGAAGCGATCTCAGGTAGATCCGGGTTACGCTTTTCTACTGGCTCCTGGCTCCCCTATCCTCCGTAGCCTCGGCGAAGGAGGATGACTACTGGCCCTCAGGGCCTGTTCCCGCTCACCATCATGTTCTTCCACGGGAAACCCCAGCTGCCGCCCTGGAGGACGTAAAGCTGTTTGTTGGGGATCCCCCTGGCGACGAGAATATTCCTGGCGTTGGGCGCTCCCGTTATCCCGCCGAAGCAGACCAGCACGATGGGCTTTTTGGTCTTCTTCAGGGTGGGGATGATCGCCTCGACTCTCTTTTTCTGATCTCCGGTGACAACGGGGTAGGCATGAGTTGTCACGGAACCGGGGAAGTGCATCTTGAGGTACCCGTCGTAGGTCTGGACGTCCACGATGAGAGCCTTGTCCTGGGAGATCCACTGCCGGAACGTCTCAGGGCTCACGAACCGGGCACCGGTGACATCCCCCGGAGCGTGGTAGGAGTTAAAGGCCAGAAAGCCGACAAAGGCGCCGATGATGAGGACAGGGGCGCCGATGAGAAGAAACCTGTTTTTCATGGATGTTGAACCTCCTCTGCGGGTAATTATATGAGGCTTATCTAATATAATGAATAACTGTAATGAGTCAAGGGGGAAGGAACGCCCGAAATCCGAGATTGGTGATTCGTGATTCGTGATTCGAAATATCCGAATCATAAGTCATGTCCCTTTCTCCGCGTCACCGTGTCTCCGTGTCCCAGCGTCCCCTTTTCTGACTACTGGCTTCTGGCTACTGACTTCCGATTCTGCTATAACCTCCCCCTATGTCCGACACGGTCACCGATTTCATAACCGAATGCTCTTCCTGCACCCAGTGCGGTACGGTGTGCCCGTTCCTCGAAAAGCACGGCTCTCCCAAGGACATCATCGCCAACAGGCCCCAGCTGGCCTTCCTGTGCACCAACTGCACCGGGTGTGACAAGAGATGCCCCCTGGAGCTGTCGCCCTCCGAAGCCCTGTTCGCCACCAAGCAGAAGCTCATCGCCGAGCAGAGAGTCCCGGAGAAAGCTGCAAAGGCCATCAGGGGCGCGGCCTCCTTCGCCGAGCGCAGTCACAAGGCGCCCTTCGTGCGCTACGACAGCAAGAAGGTCGGCTTCTGGCCGGGCTGTTCCCTGGCAGGCACCAGCCCGGAGGCGACAGAAGCGACCCGGCAGCTGCTGGAGTCGCTGCTGGGAGAGGAGGTGGGGCTCATCCTGGACTGCTGCTACGACCCCCTGTACCAGATGGGAGACACCGGGCCCGTGACCGAAGCGTGCGGACGGATCGTCGAAAGGCTCGCCAAATCCGGCATCGAGAGGGTCATCGTCGGGTGCGTCAACTGCCGGAAGGTGTTCGCCCGGTACATGGACCAGGTGGACGTCAGCCACGTCATCGAGGTTCTGCCACCGGACATCCTCAAAGAACTGCCCGAGGACGAAGACCTTTATCTCCATCACCCGTGTCCCGTCTATCACGTGGAAGGGATCCGGGAGAAGATAACCGCAGTGCTGGGCCATTCCATGATGATGGTGGACTCGCAAGGAGTCCATCATCCAGGGTCTTCGCAAGGCGAAGATCCTGGGGTAGGGGTGGAACCAGACGGATTTACTCCGTCTGGCGGGGGATCACGCCGTTGGCGTGACCGCTCGACTCAAAACAGCTCGAAGAGCCAATTTGAAAGGTTATCCATATCGCAGGCGGTGGATGAACAGAAGATCCCGGCCTGCTGCGGTTACGGCGGCAGCCTTAACACGCAGGACGAAGAACTGTCCATGAAGTTCACCAAGCGGGTGACTATGGCAG
This window contains:
- a CDS encoding rhodanese-like domain-containing protein; translated protein: MKNRFLLIGAPVLIIGAFVGFLAFNSYHAPGDVTGARFVSPETFRQWISQDKALIVDVQTYDGYLKMHFPGSVTTHAYPVVTGDQKKRVEAIIPTLKKTKKPIVLVCFGGITGAPNARNILVARGIPNKQLYVLQGGSWGFPWKNMMVSGNRP
- a CDS encoding response regulator; the encoded protein is MSGDAVRVLIIEDDERISEIHRRLTEKVPGFEVVGMAHNLAHGQEMCEVLEPDLLLLDLYFPDGYGIDLLKALRGRMQEVDLILITAAREVGPLKEALRGGVFDYILKPVIFSRFQESLEKYLQYRSRLAEEKELQQQEVDHLMGSPRRSKTISDELPKGIDPLTLKKVLGVFINAPEEGLGAEEVGSILGVSRTTARRYLEYMVSGGLLVADLVYRKIGRPERKYFPHRRQV
- a CDS encoding tripartite tricarboxylate transporter TctB family protein yields the protein MFSEGKKRRTDKLAGLILLVMTLIYAYMAFQFKIPFMSDPIGPKAFPLIIAGMTLVFSVFLIARPDEDPDWPDRKVWLRKALVLASFVIYAYALVPLGFLVSTTLEITFLAVMFDGKASKGLVAAIVTSLVLYTLFVFILSIPLPFGKIFGG
- a CDS encoding tripartite tricarboxylate transporter permease; the encoded protein is MSVFQSLAQGFSVALMPLNLGLAFAGALMGTIIGVLPGIGPITGVAILVPLTYALKLPPESAMILLAGIYYGAMYGGSTTSILLNVPGETASVVTTLDGYQMARQGRAGPALAVAAIGSFVAGTISVMGLMFFGPYLASWAIRFGPAEYLALMVFAFSMISSLAGRSLIKALIATCFGLTLATVGMDTGSAVPRYTFGQLKLYDGMDFLVVAIGLFAISEVLVLLEETHVGTAVQAKVDRVFISFKELIFSAGAIMRGSMLGFFIGVLPGAGASIASFISYTFEKRISNKDDTFGKGDIRGVAAPEAANNAAAGGALIPLLTLGVPGSGTTAILLGALMGMNVTPGPMMFQQHPKVVWGLVASMYVGNVMLLILNLPLVGLFTKILLIPRWVLLPVVTIISFIGVYSVNNSPFDLLLMAGFGLLGYIMRKMDFPLAPVILGLVLGELMEKNLRRAMALSDGDWGYLFTNPISIILWIMAAVSLFAPLIFRRLGQLKEQAVTGEDEL
- a CDS encoding AbrB family transcriptional regulator, whose product is MDNGRRQPVRSPHFPQIGSVERTGSNGGRRTVIEFSRETGMGLLILLVWATIGGFLAFRLHIPGGAFIGAMLACVVYRTFAVQSVDLPPAVNLAAQVLAGVLVANSFNPHLARTFKPLLPWAVGGAVFYLVVGFVLAKIFTVLGILEPRVAMYSLTPGGLMGMSVISASEGAQAGVVVMFHFIRVILVLLGAPFIAHFILKQ
- a CDS encoding calcium/sodium antiporter gives rise to the protein MTFYTMGLLGGIIGLAWGADRFVDGASSLAARLGISPLFIGLTLVSLGTSLPELLVTLTATLSDLPDVAVGNVVGSNISNIALILGTTALVRPLAIHSRLLARELPLLIIISGGFWLTAASGEINRFEGLVLITGLMLFLVWMGRSAKTDSSDPVFTEAAQMVEGYHGTSTGSLTAVVAGVVALIAGSRLLVWGGVGIAHAFGVPELVIGLSLVALGTSLPELATTMAGAMKGEDDIAVGNIVGSNIFNCLAIIGIPAAIHPMTVHKTALVRDFPVMMVLTLALWPIFYPFGRSGNGVVNRFEGFLLLAAYIIYISYLFS
- a CDS encoding YchF/TatD family DNA exonuclease, yielding MTHLIDAHAHLEMRQFKGDLELVLERAHTAGVTHIVTVGSTLAESRRAMKIAEKYSEVSAVAGIHPHDAADVDEFAMAELEKLAERKMVVGVGETGLDFFRDRSPRDLQEESFRLHLALAKKADLPVVIHVRDAYARALEILNEEGIPERGGQVHCFSGSVEDARAFLEMGLYLSFTGTITYEGRKNARWVEEVLSAVPLERMMVETDCPYLTPHPMRGKRNEPAYVHLVAGKIAAVKGLSIDDVARVTTWNAIDFFRLPLKVESSGAAYTIRDSVYLNVTGSCTSACTFCQRSTNPVVKGHNLRLDRDPTVEEMLDALEKEGWRDRSEVVFCGYGEPTLKLAEITTVASRIKEIRPDVRVRLNTNGLGNLYHRQNIVPDLTYAIDTVSISLNAHDAATFEKLCRPTVGPAPYESVLDFSKKCVAAGLKTVLTVVDHPDVNVEKCRKIAQGMGAGFRVRPFNEVG
- a CDS encoding tripartite tricarboxylate transporter substrate-binding protein; this translates as MKGKWIQTAALATAMIVAMAVPVMAFEPGKVTCIAPANPGGGWDFTCRAGGQLLNGLGLVSKPVQTINMPGGGGGVAYAHVVNERIGEDNVLVAASRSTTTRLAQNQYGNFTAKDVRWIGAIGADYGVIAVNADSPFKTLKDLIESWKKNPKIAATGGGSAVGGQDHMKILILAKAAGIDPMSVKYVPFDGGGEAMTSLLGGFIQVFPGDISEVKPQLEAGKVRVLAVLGDERLPDDLSSIPTAKEEGFDAKWVVWRGFYMPSGTSDDAYNYWLKALEKMEKSKEWAEKRKQNGVAPFWSGGKDFEAFVNAQVEEIKALTKMVTK
- a CDS encoding sensor histidine kinase; its protein translation is MNSFKTVFSYLRPITLRTRMLLLVTVLIVFMLGFIGMVFSNSIAQILEEQIGERALQVAQSVSRIPEIRHGLVAGDPQGRIQVIAEEIRKLTGAEFVVVGDVDGRRYSHPNPDRLGKLMVGGDNAPALEEGRSYTSRAVGTLGPSLRGKTPVLDDEGNIVGIISVGYLIADIKDIVRVHQSSVTSYIVLFIILGIIGAGFIAGDIKKAIFGLEPEEIARLYTERTAVLESIREGIIAIDTDCIITMANKASLRNLGYENPDGVVGKRIEELFPRTGMRDVLATGEPILDREVTVNGQEMILNILPIIRGRSAVGAVATFRPKDEIDMLVRELSHVRGYAEMLRAQTHEYSNKLHTLAGLMQIEAYKEALDLVAREASGYQNIIRFLVSAVPDPLLSAIVLGKYNRAQELRIRFSVDEESSLSDIPEEISRDQIITIIGNLLDNALEAVLDSGKQDGEVRMSMTDLGDDIIIEVEDSGAGIAEGYEMEIFQRGNTSKNKPHGGLGLFLVNQALEDLGGHVTIGSSELGGAMFTVIIPKETGS
- a CDS encoding peptide chain release factor-like protein, whose translation is MTRDDRRGFSPRLRIAASPRLVILDPFPPLCLNPPVDLEDLKKQCDITFFRASGPGGQHKNVTESAVRLKHRPTGIVVIGRRERSQHRNMEDALRRLAERIEERRKEGRRKKRVPTRKSRAVRERELEAKKKRGGVKSLRKRVDAE